The Fluviispira sanaruensis sequence ACATTGTGATTTAGGCTATTCTTCAAGTACTGCAGGCCATATAGGTCCGACTCTATCCATAGGGATGATACAAAATATTTCTAAGTATTTTAAATTCATAGCTAAATCTGAAATCGCTAAAAGATTCCATGCAGAAAAATCTATTGACTCAATTAAATACTCATTGAACCTTGCAGCATATGCAAATAAAAATTTAGAATTTCAAATGAATATAATAAATAATAATGCAATGCCTGAAGCTTCTTTTAATATCAGATATTATTTTTAGAATATTAATTCGCCCTTCTAATATAGAAAATTATTTTTTTAGCACTTTTTTGTGGTGTTCTGCTAGCATTGATGGTCACATCAAATAGTTTGCTTGCTCTAAATACAAATGCAATCTTTGCATCATGGTTTGCGCATGGAATAGGTGCATGCGTCATTTTAACAATCTTTCTATTTTCCTTTGTTATGCAATTTAAAAAAGATAAGACTCAAAAAGTTACAAAAAATATTAAATGGTGGCTTTATTTGGGTGGTGTGGTAGGGGCTTTCGTAGTTATTCTTTCTTCGCTTGTTATAAATAAGGGGCTTTCCCTCTCTGCAGCAATTTCACTTATCCTAGTGGGGCAAATTTTATTTGGCATGTTTTCAGACAGTATAGGCCTATTTGGAACAATAAAGAGAAAAATTCTGTTGAAAGATTTCATTGTTATTGTTCTTGTTTTAGCTGGGAGTTATTAAATTTTATTTTGGAAATAAAAATATATGAGTTTTCTATTTTTTTTGGCTGTTTTAAATGGCATGATAATAAACGTAAATAGACTTATAAACGGGCAATTAAGTACAAAAGTAGGAGCATTAAAAGCATCGTTTTGGAATCATATTGTTGGTTTTATTTTTTTGACAATTATTGTTTTCATATTAGGCGATTGGTTTTTAATAAATGAGAACATACCCAAATTTGCATATTTAGGTAGTGTCTTCGGAGCTTTTTTTGGAGCCATAAATAGTTATGTTATTCTTCGTATTGGCGCTATGAATACAACTATTTTAATTATATGTGGACAAATAATCACAGCTATACTTTTAGATATTCAACTTTCAGGAAAATACCCTTCATATATGCAAATCACTGGGATTATATTTATTTTATTTGCAGTTTATTTATCGAAAGTACAGCGATTCAGTATAAATTGGAATCATTTTAAAAAAGCGCAATAAGAAATGCGAAAGTATGCTCGAAATATTCCATAAAAATATTTAACGTTTATATTCATAGCAATCATATTCACCCATTTCAATAAAGCCTAATTTTTTATATATGCTTACTGCTTCTGGTGAAGACGCTGTGAGACCCATATATTTTGCCCCATGTTCTTTCGCAAAATTGAGAAGATATTTCATCATCTTTGAAGCATGCCCCTGATTTCTATAATTATCATGAGTAAGAACATCAAATATGCCACAGATTTCATCTTTAAAAAAGAGCGATGCAATACATGTTGAACAGCCATCCGCTTCATGGTAAAAAAAGCGATATGGCTTATTATCTTTGAAACCCAATTCATTGGCAATTTTTAAATAATACTTTCGCGCTTCTGGATCATAATTCTCGAGTACACTAATAAAAAACTTCATACTATTTTCATCGTTGATTTCTTTAATGATATTGGAATTTAAAATTTCATCGTATAATTCTTTTATATTGGCTGAATTAAATGAGTTATTTATTTGATTAAAGGCATATGTCATACCTGTTTCACTTGCTTCTTTGACAAAGCCTAAATTTTGTAAAATTTCATTTATTTGTTTAGGAGTCGAATTGGGGCCAATCCACAAGGCAAAAGGATTTGGTTTAAAATGATTTATCAATTTATTAAGAGAAGACTCGAGATGAACAGGATTGATGTTATTTAACCAAGCTATATTAAACATGGAACTTATATAAGGTGATTTTGTAATTTTAAAGCCTTCGTAGATTTCAACTGAGCAATCATTTAAGAATTGTGGTATGTAGAAAAATTTTTCTTTGACAGTATTTTCGCATAAATCAATTAGATTTTCCATTTTAAATCTCCTAAGTGATTTTGCTTAGAAGATTAATAGTAATTATAAATTAAATCAATTAATTTTTTAATAAAATAAAAATCGTAAGTGTGGACTAAAAAGGGAAGCGCAATACCAGCTGTCATAACAGGAAATGCAGCAAAAGCATTGCCTATAATCATTGAAAATAAAGTCATTCTACTGAAATAAATAGCAACTAATAAAAAGCGATTGTCTGGATCGACAATAAGTTTGGAATTTCTTAAATAGAGTTAACAGTTTGTGCAGCCGTAAAAATCCCTCCTAGCATTGCAAGCATCATGGGCAATATTGCAGCCCAGCCGATCGAGTCAAGCAAGCATCTCTTTTGCAAATACTTGCCATTGGAGAATTGACTTAATCCTGCAATGATTGACTTTGGTAAAGGACCATATCTATTTTGACTTGCTCCTTCTGTCATTGGGGTGATCAGGGGGCGGATTGTTTGAGCATGTCCACCTAACCCAATTAACCCCATAGCAGCGGATATTTCTCTTAGAAAAAAAGAGTTCAGCGGGTGGGGCAAGCTTAATGGTAAGGGAGCTTTCATTTAGAATAAAAAATCGCGCTGGCTTTACATTCAAAGAAATCCCCTTTCTTGTAAGCTTTTTTGTTAAAAAAATGCGTCTGCTGATGGACGAGTTAATATTATAGGTTCACCATCAGTAACAACGATCGTATGTTCAAATTGAGCCGCTTTATGTTGTTTTTTTATAAACAATGTCCAGCCATCTTTACTTTCTTCAGCATAAATTTCACCAGTTGAGAGAAAGGGTTCTACCGTTATGACCATTCCTTTTTTTAATATTCTTTTTTCTTTTGGATCGAAGGTCGATGATATATATTTTGGTTCTTCATGCAATGCTTTCCCAACACCATGACTACCTAAATTTTCAATAATCGAATATTTATATTTGCGGGCAATTTTTTCCACTGATTTTCCTATGGCGGATAACTTTTCTCCACTTTTAGTCGCATTTATTCCTGCATACATTGCTTCCACTGTTGCGCTGCACAGTCTTTCATTTTGAGGAGTTTTTATACCAACACTAAAAGACCCGCCTGTATCGGCAAAAAATCCATTTAATTCAGCAGAAACATCGATGTTAATTAAATCTCCAGCCATTATTTTCTTTTGCGATGGGATACCATGTGCAATTTCATGGTTTAATGAAATGCATGTGTAGCCTGGGAAATTGTATGTTAATTTAGGTGCTGAGACGGCACCAAATTTTTTAAGAAATGTTCCGCCCATTTCGTCAAGTTCTTGTGTGGTCATTCCTACTTCAACACTTTTCATCATAAAAACAAGTGTATCAGCTACTATTGTTCCGATTTTTTGTAATTTTTTTAATTCATCGTCATTTTGTAATATCATTCAATTTTCCAATATCAATAATATCTAAAAAAAAGTTCCAATTTTTCGTCTGATCGACGGAAAGTGAAATTTTCAAATTCAAAACATAAGGAATACTCTATGCTTTATAGAATCGCAAGATGACAAAATGAAAATCTTCTTAGAAGTATAAATATCC is a genomic window containing:
- a CDS encoding DMT family transporter, with the translated sequence MFLALFCGVLLALMVTSNSLLALNTNAIFASWFAHGIGACVILTIFLFSFVMQFKKDKTQKVTKNIKWWLYLGGVVGAFVVILSSLVINKGLSLSAAISLILVGQILFGMFSDSIGLFGTIKRKILLKDFIVIVLVLAGSY
- a CDS encoding DMT family transporter; amino-acid sequence: MSFLFFLAVLNGMIINVNRLINGQLSTKVGALKASFWNHIVGFIFLTIIVFILGDWFLINENIPKFAYLGSVFGAFFGAINSYVILRIGAMNTTILIICGQIITAILLDIQLSGKYPSYMQITGIIFILFAVYLSKVQRFSINWNHFKKAQ
- a CDS encoding GNAT family N-acetyltransferase, producing the protein MENLIDLCENTVKEKFFYIPQFLNDCSVEIYEGFKITKSPYISSMFNIAWLNNINPVHLESSLNKLINHFKPNPFALWIGPNSTPKQINEILQNLGFVKEASETGMTYAFNQINNSFNSANIKELYDEILNSNIIKEINDENSMKFFISVLENYDPEARKYYLKIANELGFKDNKPYRFFYHEADGCSTCIASLFFKDEICGIFDVLTHDNYRNQGHASKMMKYLLNFAKEHGAKYMGLTASSPEAVSIYKKLGFIEMGEYDCYEYKR
- the map gene encoding type I methionyl aminopeptidase — protein: MILQNDDELKKLQKIGTIVADTLVFMMKSVEVGMTTQELDEMGGTFLKKFGAVSAPKLTYNFPGYTCISLNHEIAHGIPSQKKIMAGDLINIDVSAELNGFFADTGGSFSVGIKTPQNERLCSATVEAMYAGINATKSGEKLSAIGKSVEKIARKYKYSIIENLGSHGVGKALHEEPKYISSTFDPKEKRILKKGMVITVEPFLSTGEIYAEESKDGWTLFIKKQHKAAQFEHTIVVTDGEPIILTRPSADAFF